In one window of Escherichia coli DSM 30083 = JCM 1649 = ATCC 11775 DNA:
- the sxy gene encoding CRP-S regulon transcriptional coactivator Sxy, translating into MKSLSYKRIYKSQEYLATLGTIEYRSLFGSYSLTVDDTVFAMVSDGELYLRACEQSAPYCVKHPPVWLTYKKCGRSVTLNYYRVDESLWRNQLKLVRLSKYSLDAALKEKSTRNIRERLKDLPNMSFHLEAILGEVGIKDVRALRILGAKMCWLRLRQQNSLVTEKILFMLEGAIIGIHEAALPVARRQELAEWADSLTPKQEFPAELE; encoded by the coding sequence ATGAAAAGCCTCTCCTATAAGCGGATCTATAAATCACAAGAATACCTGGCAACGTTGGGCACAATTGAATACCGATCATTGTTTGGTAGTTACAGCCTGACCGTTGACGACACGGTGTTTGCGATGGTTTCTGATGGTGAGTTGTATCTTCGGGCTTGTGAGCAAAGTGCACCGTACTGTGTAAAACATCCGCCTGTCTGGCTGACATATAAAAAGTGTGGCCGATCCGTTACCCTCAATTACTATCGGGTTGATGAAAGTCTATGGCGAAATCAACTGAAGCTGGTGCGTCTGTCGAAATATTCTCTCGATGCAGCGCTGAAAGAGAAAAGTACGCGCAATATTCGGGAAAGACTGAAAGATTTGCCCAATATGTCTTTTCATCTGGAAGCGATTCTCGGGGAGGTGGGGATTAAGGATGTACGGGCGTTACGTATACTTGGGGCAAAAATGTGTTGGTTGCGACTGCGGCAGCAAAACAGTCTGGTGACAGAAAAGATTCTGTTTATGCTTGAAGGGGCCATTATCGGCATTCATGAAGCTGCGCTCCCGGTGGCACGCCGCCAGGAGCTTGCAGAATGGGCTGACTCTCTTACGCCGAAACAGGAGTTTCCTGCGGAACTTGAGTAA
- the yccS gene encoding YccS family putative transporter codes for MAFMLSPLLKRYTWNSAWLYYARIFIALCGTTAFPWWLGDVKLTIPLTLGMVAAALTDLDDRLAGRLRNLIITLFCFFIASASVELLFPWPWLFAIGLTLSTSGFILLGGLGQRYATIAFGALLIAIYTMLGTSLYEHWYQQPMYLLAGAVWYNVLTLIGHLLFPVRPLQDNLARCYEQLARYLELKSRMFDPDIEDESQAPLYDLALANGQLMATLNQTKLSLLTRLRGDRGQRGTRRTLHYYFVAQDIHERASSSHIQYQTLREHFRHSDVLFRFQRLMSMQGQACQQLSRCILLRQPYQHDPHFERAFTHIDAALERMRDNGAPADLLKTLGFLLNNLRAIDAQLATIESEQAQALPHNNDENELADDSPHGLSDIWLRLSRHFTPESALFRHAVRMSLVLCFGYAIIQITGMHHGYWILLTSLFVCQPNYNATRHRLKLRIIGTLVGIAIGIPVLWFVPSLEGQLVLLVITGVLFFAFRNVQYAHATMFITLLVLLCFNLLGEGFEVALPRVIDTLIGCAIAWAAVSYIWPDWKFRNLPRMLERATEANCRYLDAILEQYHQGRDNRLAYRIARRDAHNRDAELASVVSNMSSEPNVTPQIREAAFRLLCLNHTFTSYISALGAHREQLTNPEILAFLDDAVCYVDDALHHQPADEERVNQALAGLKQRMQQLEPRADSKEPLVVQQVGLLIALLPEIGRLQRQITQVPQETPVSA; via the coding sequence ATGGCCTTTATGCTAAGTCCTTTGCTCAAACGCTATACCTGGAACAGCGCCTGGCTGTATTACGCGCGTATTTTTATTGCGCTTTGTGGAACCACAGCGTTTCCGTGGTGGCTGGGTGATGTAAAACTGACGATTCCGCTGACGCTTGGGATGGTGGCAGCGGCGCTGACCGATCTCGATGACCGACTGGCGGGACGTTTGCGTAACCTCATCATTACGCTGTTCTGCTTTTTTATCGCCTCGGCCTCAGTAGAATTGCTGTTTCCCTGGCCCTGGCTATTTGCGATTGGCTTAACGCTCTCTACCAGCGGCTTCATTTTGCTCGGCGGTCTGGGTCAACGCTATGCAACAATTGCCTTCGGTGCATTGCTGATCGCCATTTACACTATGTTGGGAACATCACTGTATGAGCACTGGTATCAGCAGCCGATGTATCTTCTGGCCGGTGCCGTCTGGTACAACGTCCTGACACTTATTGGTCATCTGCTGTTCCCGGTCCGCCCGCTGCAGGACAACCTGGCGCGTTGCTATGAACAACTGGCGCGTTATCTTGAGCTCAAGTCGCGCATGTTTGATCCTGATATTGAAGATGAAAGCCAGGCACCGCTGTACGATTTGGCTCTCGCCAACGGTCAGCTGATGGCGACATTGAATCAGACGAAACTCTCGCTGCTGACCCGCTTACGTGGCGATCGTGGTCAACGAGGAACGCGTCGCACACTGCATTATTACTTTGTCGCACAGGATATTCACGAGCGTGCCAGCTCTTCTCATATTCAATATCAAACATTGCGTGAGCATTTTCGCCACAGCGACGTGCTGTTCCGTTTTCAGCGGCTGATGTCGATGCAGGGCCAGGCGTGCCAGCAACTGTCACGCTGTATTTTGCTGCGTCAGCCTTATCAACATGATCCGCATTTTGAGCGCGCTTTTACGCATATTGATGCTGCGCTGGAGCGGATGCGCGATAACGGCGCTCCTGCTGATTTACTCAAAACACTGGGATTTTTACTGAACAATTTACGTGCCATTGATGCCCAACTGGCAACAATTGAATCAGAACAGGCCCAGGCACTGCCCCATAATAATGACGAAAATGAGCTCGCTGATGACAGCCCGCACGGATTGAGTGATATCTGGCTGCGTCTTAGCCGTCACTTCACGCCGGAATCCGCCCTCTTCCGTCATGCGGTAAGAATGTCGCTGGTGTTGTGCTTCGGCTACGCCATCATTCAGATAACCGGAATGCATCACGGGTATTGGATCTTGCTGACAAGTTTGTTTGTCTGCCAGCCAAACTATAACGCCACGCGCCACCGCCTGAAGTTAAGGATTATTGGTACGCTGGTAGGTATCGCAATTGGTATTCCTGTGCTGTGGTTTGTGCCATCACTGGAAGGGCAGTTGGTGCTGCTGGTTATTACCGGCGTGCTCTTTTTTGCCTTCCGTAACGTGCAATACGCCCATGCAACGATGTTCATCACACTTTTGGTGCTACTGTGTTTCAACTTGCTGGGTGAAGGTTTTGAAGTGGCGTTACCTCGCGTAATCGATACGCTGATTGGTTGTGCCATTGCGTGGGCGGCAGTGAGCTACATCTGGCCTGACTGGAAGTTTCGCAATCTGCCGCGAATGCTCGAACGCGCCACAGAGGCCAACTGCCGGTATCTCGATGCCATACTGGAACAATACCATCAGGGGCGTGATAACCGTCTGGCGTATCGTATTGCCCGCCGCGATGCACACAACCGTGATGCTGAACTGGCGTCGGTGGTATCAAATATGTCCAGCGAACCGAACGTTACCCCGCAAATTCGCGAAGCCGCGTTTCGGTTGCTGTGCCTTAACCATACGTTTACCAGCTATATCTCAGCCCTCGGTGCTCACCGGGAGCAGTTAACTAATCCTGAAATTCTGGCGTTTCTTGATGACGCAGTTTGCTATGTTGATGACGCGCTACATCATCAACCTGCTGATGAAGAACGCGTCAATCAGGCATTAGCTGGCCTGAAACAGCGGATGCAGCAACTTGAACCACGGGCAGACAGCAAAGAACCTCTGGTCGTACAACAAGTTGGGTTATTGATTGCATTACTGCCAGAGATTGGTCGTCTGCAACGCCAGATTACTCAAGTTCCGCAGGAAACTCCTGTTTCGGCGTAA
- the helD gene encoding DNA helicase IV: MELKATTLGKRLAQHPYDRAVILNAGIKVSGDRHEYLIPFNQLLAIHCKRGLVWGELEFVLPDEKVVRLHGTEWGETQRFYHHLDAHWRRWSGEMSEIASGVLRQQLDLIATRTGENKWLTREQTSGVQQQIRQALSALPLPVNRLEEFDNCREVWRKCQAWLKDIEGARLQHNQAYTEAMLTEYADFFRQVESSPLNPAQARAVVNGEHSLLVLAGAGSGKTSVLVARAGWLLARGEASPEQILLLAFGRKAAEEMHERIRERLHTEDITARTFHALALHIIQQGSKKVPIVSKLENDTAARHELFIAEWRKQCSEKKAQAKGWRQWLTEEMQWSVPEGNFWDDEKLQRRLASRLDRWVSLMRMHGGAQAEMIASAPEEIRDLFSKRIKLMAPLLKAWKGALKAENAVDFSGLIHQAIVILEKGRFISPWKHILVDEFQDISPQRAALLAALRKQNSQTTLFAVGDDWQAIYRFSGAQMSLTTAFHENFGEGDRCDLDTTYRFNSRIGEVANRFIQQNPGQLKKPLNSLTNGDKKAVTLLDEGQLDALLDKLSGYAKPEERILILARYHHMRPASLEKAATRWPKLQIDFMTIHASKGQQADYVIIVGLQEGSDGFPAAARESIMEEALLPPVEDFPDAEERRLMYVALTRARHRVWALFNKENPSPFVDILKNLDVPVARKP; this comes from the coding sequence ATGGAACTGAAAGCGACAACGCTTGGAAAACGTCTGGCACAGCACCCTTACGATCGGGCGGTGATCCTCAATGCCGGGATTAAAGTCTCCGGCGATCGCCACGAATACCTTATTCCTTTCAATCAATTACTGGCGATTCACTGTAAGCGCGGTCTGGTATGGGGCGAGCTGGAATTTGTACTGCCGGACGAAAAAGTGGTGCGTCTGCACGGCACCGAATGGGGCGAGACGCAGCGTTTTTACCATCATCTTGATGCTCACTGGCGGCGGTGGAGTGGCGAGATGAGCGAAATTGCGTCTGGCGTTTTACGTCAGCAACTGGATTTGATTGCCACGCGCACCGGAGAAAATAAATGGCTGACGCGTGAGCAAACCTCTGGCGTGCAGCAACAAATCCGCCAGGCTTTGTCGGCGTTACCATTGCCGGTTAACCGACTGGAAGAATTCGATAACTGCCGTGAGGTGTGGCGTAAATGTCAGGCCTGGTTGAAGGACATTGAAGGCGCTCGGTTGCAGCATAATCAGGCGTATACCGAAGCCATGCTTACCGAGTATGCGGATTTTTTCCGCCAGGTCGAGTCTTCACCGCTGAATCCGGCGCAGGCCCGGGCAGTCGTTAATGGCGAGCATTCTCTGTTAGTGCTGGCAGGTGCAGGAAGCGGAAAAACGTCGGTGCTGGTGGCCCGTGCTGGCTGGTTACTGGCGCGTGGTGAAGCGTCCCCTGAGCAAATTTTATTGCTGGCGTTTGGTCGCAAAGCCGCTGAAGAGATGCACGAGCGTATTCGAGAACGACTACATACCGAAGACATTACCGCACGCACGTTTCATGCGCTGGCGCTGCATATTATTCAGCAGGGCAGCAAAAAAGTTCCGATAGTCAGCAAACTGGAAAATGATACCGCTGCCCGTCATGAACTTTTTATTGCTGAGTGGCGCAAGCAATGCAGCGAAAAGAAAGCGCAGGCGAAGGGCTGGCGGCAATGGCTGACGGAAGAAATGCAGTGGTCAGTGCCAGAAGGTAATTTCTGGGATGATGAAAAATTACAGCGTCGTCTTGCCTCTCGCCTCGATCGCTGGGTAAGTCTGATGCGGATGCACGGTGGTGCACAGGCAGAAATGATTGCCAGTGCACCCGAAGAGATTCGCGATCTGTTCAGTAAACGTATCAAGTTGATGGCCCCGTTATTAAAAGCCTGGAAAGGTGCGCTGAAGGCAGAAAACGCTGTCGATTTTTCGGGCCTTATTCACCAGGCGATTGTGATTCTGGAGAAAGGTCGCTTTATCAGCCCGTGGAAGCATATTCTGGTTGATGAATTTCAGGATATCTCGCCGCAGCGTGCAGCGTTGTTAGCGGCATTACGCAAGCAAAATAGTCAAACGACGTTGTTCGCTGTTGGTGATGACTGGCAGGCGATTTACCGATTCAGCGGTGCGCAAATGTCGCTTACCACGGCTTTCCATGAAAACTTTGGTGAAGGTGATCGCTGTGATTTAGACACGACCTACCGTTTTAACAGTCGTATCGGTGAGGTGGCAAACAGGTTTATTCAGCAGAACCCAGGCCAGCTTAAAAAGCCGCTAAACAGCTTAACCAATGGAGACAAAAAAGCCGTCACGTTATTGGATGAGGGTCAACTTGACGCTTTGCTGGATAAACTCTCTGGTTATGCCAAACCGGAAGAGCGCATTCTGATCCTGGCGCGTTACCATCACATGAGGCCTGCCAGCCTGGAAAAAGCAGCAACACGCTGGCCGAAGTTGCAAATCGACTTTATGACCATTCATGCCAGCAAAGGGCAACAGGCGGATTACGTCATCATCGTTGGCTTGCAGGAGGGGAGTGATGGTTTTCCGGCTG
- the yccF gene encoding YccF domain-containing protein, with the protein MRTVLNILNFVLGGFATTLGWLLATLVSIVLIFTLPLTRSCWEITKLSLVPYGNEAIHVDELNPAGKNVLLNTGGTVLNIFWLIFFGWWLCLMHIATGIAQCISIIGIPVGIANFKIAAIALWPVGRRVVSVETAQAAREANARRRFQ; encoded by the coding sequence ATGCGTACCGTTTTGAACATTCTGAACTTTGTGCTTGGCGGATTTGCCACCACTCTGGGCTGGCTGTTGGCGACTCTGGTCAGTATTGTGCTGATTTTTACCTTACCACTGACACGATCCTGCTGGGAGATCACCAAACTGTCTCTGGTGCCTTATGGCAATGAAGCTATTCATGTCGATGAACTGAACCCGGCTGGCAAAAATGTGCTGCTAAATACTGGCGGTACGGTATTGAATATTTTCTGGCTGATTTTCTTTGGCTGGTGGTTATGCCTGATGCACATTGCAACGGGCATCGCACAATGTATTTCCATCATTGGCATTCCTGTCGGTATTGCGAACTTTAAAATTGCCGCTATTGCACTATGGCCGGTCGGTCGTCGCGTGGTATCGGTAGAAACAGCGCAAGCTGCGCGCGAAGCCAATGCACGTCGTCGTTTCCAATAA